The proteins below come from a single Gossypium raimondii isolate GPD5lz chromosome 2, ASM2569854v1, whole genome shotgun sequence genomic window:
- the LOC105789778 gene encoding EPIDERMAL PATTERNING FACTOR-like protein 2 encodes MSHSFIFSLLFLLILSSTQLRYKAEGRSIPKSDEEKARLRAQIGSRPPRCERRCNSCDHCEAIQVPTNPQISHVAYARGDGSSNYKPMSWKCKCGNFIFNP; translated from the exons ATGAGCCATAGTTTCatattttcccttctttttctcttgattttaaGCTCAACCCAACTGAGATACAAAGCTGAAG GTAGATCAATACCAAAATCCGATGAAGAAAAGGCGAGGTTAAGAGCACAGATAGGATCAAGGCCACCAAGGTGTGAGAGAAGGTGCAATTCATGCGACCATTGTGAAGCCATTCAAGTGCCTACCAATCCTCAAATCTCCCATGTTGCTTATGCAAGAGGTGATGGAAGCTCTAACTACAAACCCATGAGTTGGAAATGCAAATGTGGCAACTTCATCTTCAACCCTTAg
- the LOC128039295 gene encoding uncharacterized protein LOC128039295: protein MEEIKELLGKLNFSEEESSLVVNTGVADRVQSWKAWAMGKIMATELPNREAMYRVLKSLWFTKEEVDFVALKDGVIIVKFGCQEDRSRILNLSPWLFDRCLFSLLPFEKGKELESYEFQFVPFWVRIYNIPIELMDRQTALDVGNTIGVLVAIDWKDRFGSWTEFMRLKVKIDVSKPLRRIVKFADKDGNERISLLKYERLLDFCHSCGIIGHTLKVCTNNAMKGGMMNSNLQFENWMKAPIVTPNQDKGMRRNGVEEFKSMVKLKENKEESLTRSSNESWRPSMDGRERVLEEESLSTSPMESRKYKQLKEGNGKSKSKRRRQKCLQGYFWIESPARQVKRRLAGPISPSEAAAGDQPRQEQ, encoded by the coding sequence ATGGAAGAAATTAAAGAACTGttaggaaaattaaatttttcggAGGAAGAATCTTCCTTGGTTGTTAATACAGGAGTAGCGGATAGGGTTCAAAGCTGGAAGGCATGGGCAATGGGAAAGATCATGGCGACCGAACTACCAAACAGGGAGGCGATGTACAGGGTTCTTAAGTCGCTTTGGTTTACAAAAGAGGAAGTTGACTTCGTAGCTCTGAAAGATGGGGTGATTATTGTGAAGTTCGGATGTCAGGAGGACCGTAgccgtattttaaatctctcaCCATGGCTTTTTGACAGGTGTTTATTCTCGTTGCTTCCTTTCGAGAAAGGAAAGGAGTTAGAATCCTATGAATTCCAATTTGTACCATTCTGGGTGAGAATTTACAACATCCCTATAGAACTCATGGACCGTCAAACAGCTTTGGATGTCGGTAATACAATTGGTGTGCTGGTGGCAATCGATTGGAAGGACAGATTTGGGAGTTGGACAGAATTCATGAGACTAAAAGTCAAGATTGATGTGTCAAAACCACTGAGAAGAATCGTAAAATTTGCTGATAAAGATGGCAATGAAAGAATAAGTCtgttaaaatatgaaagactTCTAGATTTTTGTCACTCGTGTGGGATCATAGGGCATACGTTGAAGGTGTGCACGAACAATGCGATGAAGGGCGGAATGATGAACTCGAATCTTCAATTTGAAAATTGGATGAAGGCACCCATTGTGACCCCAAATCAGGATAAGGGAATGAGAAGAAATGGGGTGGAAGAGTTTAAATCAATGgtaaaattgaaggaaaataagGAGGAAAGTCTGACTAGATCAAGCAATGAAAGCTGGAGACCAAGTATGGACGGAAGAGAAAGGGTGCTTGAGGAGGAATCTCTATCTACCTCCCCTATGGAAAGTAGAAAGTACAAACAGCTTAAGGAGGGGAATGGAAAGTCGAAAAGTAAGAGAAGGAGACAAAAGTGTTTACAGGGTTATTTTTGGATTGAAAGTCCAGCGAGACAAGTTAAAAGAAGGCTTGCTGGACCTATTTCACCATCAGAGGCGGCGGCTGGTGACCAGCCCCGCCAAGAGCAATGA